Proteins co-encoded in one Dendropsophus ebraccatus isolate aDenEbr1 chromosome 9, aDenEbr1.pat, whole genome shotgun sequence genomic window:
- the TSC2 gene encoding tuberin isoform X6: MARQMGRDPGLKEKVKMFLGLGPSRGKTKHSEWRQPEYIITAELLKELSPESALSVRVRAMNQVCDLAKTKKFEDHAVEAIWTSVADLLEPDQPAEGRLNVLTLLKGLVVGQGDRLGFLRAHFFHVIKDYPTNEDLVERLEVFKALTDNGRDITYLEEELAAFVLQWMEFGLSPDFLLVLVNLVKFHSCYLESYIAPMVQMICLLCNRTTSSYDIEVSLKVLDAVVCYNCLPSESIPTFVITLCRTINVKELCEPCWKLMRNLLGTHLGHSAIYTMSRIMEDKVYSEDAPLLRGAVFFVGMGLWGAHRLFCLKNSPISVLPSFIKAMNCPNAVVSYEIVLSITRLVKKYGREVQAVTWDVVLDIVERLFQQLQVLRSPELKAAIHNLLTAVEELYDQNDFHGDEERFFDLVERHSDERPASSVVNLITYRAQSIHPGKEGWVHDLQRLMDKYFRNECRSIVRMKVLDVLSFSLSINRQFYEEELIEKVVTCQLAHIPEDKDHQVRKLATQLLVDLAECCHSCHFNSLMDIIERVVTRSLTLTESAGQDASSLEDVKTSVLGLMVILQTKLYTLPASHAMRVYEMLVNHIQLHYRNLYSSPMASSIRLQVFDFFLLLRADSLKRIGLPNKDGAVRFSPHCLCEYVSESEKRAPDRKSPGTLSPPSGSPSLTSHSCPRMGFLPFSLAFGVILQCLKQETDWKVLKLVLNKLPECLRYKLLILSSPCNIDQLSASLCSMLSDRSASDRLYNTPEGFSRTDLQLAVVPVLTALTSYHPYLDISKQREMVRCLETGLIYRCAKQCVVALSMCMVEMPGILIKSLPVLIVKLTHISATVTMAIPMLEFLSTLVRLPHLYGNFAAEHYVSVFAISLPYTNPSKFNQYIVFLAHHVISMWFIRCRLPFRRDFVPYITKGLRSNVLQSFDDTPEKGSFRARSTSLNERPKSRMQTSVTSSSLSSADESSMAQADDSLKNLHLELTEICLDMMARYVFSNFTAVPKRSPVGEFLLDGGRTKTWLVGNKLVTVTTSVGRGTRSLLGLDTGEAPKEGDSDASPSMQTEVREVPKIEHQARKQGMQTPRHRVRSMSGGHGLRAGSEGISLSASGMSPGGRGDKTPRRVPVKKEKATLADFVPVLTQGWAEILVRRPTGNTSWLMSLENPLSPFSSDINNMPLQELSNALMAAERFKEHRETALYKSLSMPASTLSSAASKPTLLQRANTESSVVPEEGSQLEGEEVTSPSGSQELDDFEAVSNEDTTSEDKTDKKTEGISRSSSTSSQEESTSQQTEESEQGGIPIEGSTRELPFQPSQTLSKSSSSPELQTLQELPREPDTKEPDTKEPIQTPAPEPEPLPPSQSTEPPPSKAEEETPAILTPKPEAAPRQEPGLPQQSQQSASGYRPRGHTISDSEPSRRGRRMNIDAFKNSTKATKAEKVPGIDPSFVFLQLYHSPFFGDESNKPILVPNTQTFERTMKLLDQIPSYDTHKIGVLYVGEGQIGNEKAILSNEHGSYRYTQFLTGLGKLIELKDTQPDKIFLGGLDGCGDDGQFTYCWHDDIMQVIFQITTFMPNNEIDPLRCNKKRHVGNNFVNIVYNDSGEFYKLGTLKGQFNFVDVNIQPLDCESNLVTLQCRKDMEGLVDISVAKIVSDKNLPFLARQMALHSNMASQVHHSRSNPTDIYPSKWIARLRHIKKMRPKIHEELLEMSANMPYPIHNLSNRTPPQNPPSASGSFETGQRTRLISAVDDFTEFA; encoded by the exons CACGCAGTGGAAGCCATCTGGACGTCCGTTGCGGATCTGCTAGAACCCGATCAACCAGCAGAGGGCAGACTCAATGTGCTCACCCTATTGAAAGGTCTTGTTGTTGGACAG GGTGACCGGCTGGGGTTCCTCCGGGCTCACTTCTTCCATGTTATAAAGGATTACCCCACTAATGAAGACCTTGTGGAGAGGCTGGAGGTGTTCAAAGCGCTCACTGATAATGGCCGAGACATCACCTACCTGGAGGAAGAGCTGG CGGCGTTCGTCCTGCAGTGGATGGAGTTCGGCCTGTCTCCTGATTTTCTGCTCGTGTTGGTGAATCTGGTGAAGTTTCACAGCTGTTATCTGGAAAGTTATATTGCTCCTATGGTGCA GATGATTTGTCTGCTTTGTAACCGGACCACTTCTTCCTATGATATTGAG GTCTCTTTGAAAGTCTTGGATGCGGTGGTCTGCTACAACTGCCTGCCCTCTGAGAGTATCCCCACGTTTGTCATTACATTGTGCCGGACGATCAATGTCAAGGAGCTGTGTGAGCCCTGCTGGAAG CTTATGAGAAACCTCCTGGGAACTCATCTCGGCCACAGCGCTATTTATACCATGAGCCGAATCATGGAAGACAA GGTGTATTCGGAGGACGCCCCCCTGCTGAGAGGAGCGGTGTTTTTTGTGGGGATGGGGCTGTGGGGTGCACATAGGCTATTCTGCTTGAAGAACTCTCCGATATCTGTGCTCCCTTCTTTTATAAAG GCGATGAACTGTCCCAACGCGGTGGTGTCCTATGAGATTGTCCTGTCAATCACAAGACTGGTCAAGAAGTACGGGAGAGAGGTGCAGGCAGTAACGTGGGACGTTGTCCTGGACATTGTTGAGCGGttatttcagcagcttcag GTGCTGCGCAGCCCTGAGTTGAAGGCGGCCATACACAACCTGCTGACCGCTGTAGAGGAGCTCTATGACCAGAATGACTTCCATGGAGATGAAGAGAGATTCTTTGATCTTGTGGAGAGACACTCTGATGAGCGGCCT GCTTCCTCAGTGGTGAACCTGATaacatacagagcccagagcattCACCCTGGGAAGGAAGGATGGGTGCACGACCTGCAGAGACTCATGGACAAGTATTTCAG GAACGAGTGTCGCTCCATTGTGCGGATGAAAGTCCTGGATGTTTTGTCCTTCTCGCTCAGCATAAACAGGCAGTTCTATGAG GAAGAACTGATTGAGAAGGTTGTGACATGCCAGCTGGCACACATCCCAGAGGATAAGGACCATCAGGTCCGGAAGCTTGCCACCCAACTCCTGGTTGACTTGGCTGAATGCTGCCACTCTTGCCACTTTAACAGCTTGATGGATATCATAGAGAGG GTTGTGACCCGCTCATTGACCTTGACTGAATCTGCTGGCCAGGATGCATCATCCCTGGAAGATGTGAAGACCTCAGTGCTGGGCCTAATGGTTATATTACAG ACCaagctgtatactctacctgcaAGTCATGCCATGCGGGTGTATGAGATGCTGGTCAACCATATTCAGTTGCACTATAGAAACCTGTACAGCTCCCCCATGGCCAGCAGTATTCGCCTCCAG gtgTTTGATTTCTTTTTGCTGCTACGAGCCGACTCTCTGAAACGCATTGGTCTTCCCAACAAGGATGGAGCTGTAAGGTTCAGCCCGCACTGCCTCTGTGAATATGT GAGTGAGTCTGAGAAGAGGGCGCCAGACAGGAAATCACCCGGCACCCTGTCACCTCCTTCTGGAAGCCCGAGCCTCACTTCCCACAGTTGTCCTCGCATGGGCTTTCTGCCATTCTCGTTGGCATTTGGGGTCATCCTGCAATGCCTAAAACAG GAGACAGACTGGAAAGTTCTGAAATTGGTTCTTAACAAGCTGCCCGAGTGCCTTCGCTACAAGCTCCTCATCCTGTCCTCCCCCTGTAACATCGACCAGCTGTCTGCATCTCTGTGCAGCATG CTGTCAGATCGAAGTGCAAGCGACCGTCTTTACAACACACCGGAAGGTTTCTCTCGTACTGACTTACAGCTTGCAGTGGTTCCTGTGCTGACCGCATTGACGTCATACCATCCATACTTAGACATCAGTAAACAG AGGGAAATGGTGCGTTGTCTGGAAACCGGTCTTATCTACCGCTGTGCCAAGCAATGTGTGGTTGCCCTGTCCATGTGCATGGTAGAGATGCCAGGGATCCTGATAAAATCCTTGCCAGTGCTCATTGTGAAATTGACTCATATCTCCGCCACAGTCACCATGGCTATCCCCATGCTGGAGTTCCTATCCA CTCTGGTTCGGCTGCCGCACCTGTACGGTAACTTTGCCGCGGAGCATTATGTCAGTGTGTTTGCCATTTCTCTTCCCTACACAAATCCATCAAA ATTCAACCAGTACATAGTGTTCCTGGCCCACCATGTCATCTCCATGTGGTTCATCAGATGCCGGCTGCCTTTCAGAAGAGACTTTGTGCCTTATATAACTAAG GGTCTCCGCTCTAATGTCCTGCAGAGCTTTGATGATACACCTGAGAAGGGGAGCTTCAGGGCCCGCAGTACTAGTCTGAACGAGAGGCCTAAGAG CCGGATGCAGACCTCTGTGACCAGCTCCAGCCTGAGCTCAGCCGATGAAAGCTCCATGGCCCAGGCCGACGATAGCCTGAAAAATCTTCACCTAGAACTAACGGAGATCTGTCTAGACATGATGGCCAGATACGTGTTCTCCAACTTCACCGCAGTTCCCAAGAG GTCTCCAGTCGGGGAGTTTCTCCTGGATGGTGGAAGAACCAAGACGTGGCTGGTGGGAAACAAACTGGTGACTGTGACAACAAGTGTAGGGAGGGGTACCCGTTCTCTCCTCGGCTTGGATACAGGGGAGGCTCCAAAAGAGGGGGATAGCGATGCCAG CCCATCTATGCAAACAGAAGTCCGAGAGGTTCCAAAGATCGAGCATCAGGCGAGAAAGCAGGGTATGCAAACGCCACGTCACCGAGTCCGCTCCATGTCTG GTGGCCATGGACTACGAGCTGGATCTGAAGGCATTTCTCTATCTGCATCGGGCATGTCTCCTGGAGGCCGAGGAGACAAGACCCCCCGCAGGGTACCGGTGAAGAAGGAGAAAGCTACCTTGGCTGACTTTGTTCCAGTGCTGACGCAGGGCTGGGCGGAGATACTAGTGCGTAGACCTACAG GTAATACCAGCTGGCTCATGAGCTTGGAGAACCCCCTCAGCCCCTTCTCTTCAGACATTAACAATATGCCCCTCCAAGAACTGTCTAATGCCCTGATGGCAGCCGAGAGGTTCAAGGAGCATCGAGAGACTGCGCTCTACAAGTCCCTGTCCATGCCCGCCTCCACCCTGAGCTCTGCCGCCAGCAAACCCACCCTCCTCCAGAGAGCCAACACAG AATCTTCCGTTGTGCCGGAGGAAGGCTCCCAACTGGAAGGTGAAGAAGTGACCTCCCCAAGTGGATCCCAAGAGCTGGACGACTTTGAAGCTGTGAGTAATGAGGACACCACCAGCGAAGACAAGACTGACAAGAAGACAGAGGGGATCAGCAGG TCCTCATCCACCTCCAGTCAAGAAGAGTCTACGTCCCAACAAACAGAGGAGTCTGAGCAGGGAGGGATCCCTATAGAGGGCTCTACACGTGAACTTCCATTCCAGCCATCACAAACACTAAGCAAGTCGAGCTCCTCTCCTGAGCTTCAGACCTTGCAGGAGCTGCCCCGGGAGCCTGACACTAAAGAGCCCGACACTAAAGAGCCCATCCAAACTCCTGCTCCAGAACCCGAACCTCTACCCCCGAGCCAAAGCACGGAACCTCCACCCAGTAAAGCCGAAGAGGAGACTCCTGCTATATTAACCCCAAAACCTGAAGCGGCTCCCAGGCAGGAACCTGGGCTGCCCCAGCAGTCTCAACAGTCGGCAAGTGGGTACCGTCCCCGGGGGCACACCATCTCTGACTCCGAGCCTTCCAGACGAGGCAGAAGGATGAACATTGATGCTTTTAAGAACAGCACCAAGGCCACTAAAGCAGAGAAGGTGCCTGGAATAGACCCAAG CTTTGTATTCTTGCAGTTGTACCACTCTCCTTTCTTTGGAGATGAGTCCAACAAGCCCATCCTGGTCCCCAATACTCAG ACGTTTGAAAGAACAATGAAACTTCTTGACCAGATCCCGAGCTATGACACGCACAAGATAGGTGTCCTGTACGTTGGAGAAGGACAG ATTGGCAATGAAAAAGCGATCCTCTCCAATGAACACGGATCCTACAGGTACACACAGTTTCTGACCGGGTTGGGAAAGCTGATTGAGTTGAAGGACACTCAGCCCGACAAGATATTTCTTGGCGGATTGGATGGGTGCGGAGATGACGGACAGTTCACCTACTGCTGGCATGATGACATCATGCAAG TCATCTTCCAGATCACTACCTTCATGCCGAACAATGAGATTGACCCCTTACGCTGCAACAAGAAAAGACACGTGGGCAACAACTTTGTGAATATAGTGTACAACGACTCGGGAGAGTTTTATAAGCTGGGAACTCTTAAG GGTCAGTTTAACTTTGTGGACGTGAACATCCAACCCTTGGACTGCGAGAGCAACTTGGTGACGTTACAGTGTCGGAAAG ATATGGAAGGATTGGTTGACATATCTGTCGCCAAAATAGTTTCTGATAAAAACTTGCCGTTCCTCGCCCGCCAGATGGCGCTGCACTCGAAT ATGGCCTCACAGGTTCATCACAGTAGATCAAATCCCACAGACATTTACCCTTCAAAGTGGATTGCCAGACTCAGGCACATTAAGAAAATGAGACCAAAG ATTCACGAAGAGTTGCTGGAAATGAGTGCAAACATGCCTTACCCCATCCATAACCTCTCCAACAGAACTCCCCCGCAGAACCCGCCATCTGCCAGCGGCTCTTTTGAGACCGGACAGCGGACTCGGCTCATCTCTGCTGTGGATGATTTCACAGAATTTGCTTAA
- the TSC2 gene encoding tuberin isoform X2: MARQMGRDPGLKEKVKMFLGLGPSRGKTKHSEWRQPEYIITAELLKELSPESALSVRVRAMNQVCDLAKTKKFEDHAVEAIWTSVADLLEPDQPAEGRLNVLTLLKGLVVGQGDRLGFLRAHFFHVIKDYPTNEDLVERLEVFKALTDNGRDITYLEEELAAFVLQWMEFGLSPDFLLVLVNLVKFHSCYLESYIAPMVQMICLLCNRTTSSYDIEVSLKVLDAVVCYNCLPSESIPTFVITLCRTINVKELCEPCWKLMRNLLGTHLGHSAIYTMSRIMEDKVYSEDAPLLRGAVFFVGMGLWGAHRLFCLKNSPISVLPSFIKAMNCPNAVVSYEIVLSITRLVKKYGREVQAVTWDVVLDIVERLFQQLQVLRSPELKAAIHNLLTAVEELYDQNDFHGDEERFFDLVERHSDERPASSVVNLITYRAQSIHPGKEGWVHDLQRLMDKYFRNECRSIVRMKVLDVLSFSLSINRQFYEEELIEKVVTCQLAHIPEDKDHQVRKLATQLLVDLAECCHSCHFNSLMDIIERVVTRSLTLTESAGQDASSLEDVKTSVLGLMVILQTKLYTLPASHAMRVYEMLVNHIQLHYRNLYSSPMASSIRLQVFDFFLLLRADSLKRIGLPNKDGAVRFSPHCLCEYVSESEKRAPDRKSPGTLSPPSGSPSLTSHSCPRMGFLPFSLAFGVILQCLKQETDWKVLKLVLNKLPECLRYKLLILSSPCNIDQLSASLCSMLSDRSASDRLYNTPEGFSRTDLQLAVVPVLTALTSYHPYLDISKQREMVRCLETGLIYRCAKQCVVALSMCMVEMPGILIKSLPVLIVKLTHISATVTMAIPMLEFLSTLVRLPHLYGNFAAEHYVSVFAISLPYTNPSKFNQYIVFLAHHVISMWFIRCRLPFRRDFVPYITKGLRSNVLQSFDDTPEKGSFRARSTSLNERPKSLKLSKQTKPGLSDSSPVKEMRDLSNAFRSRSISVSERAAYSRMQTSVTSSSLSSADESSMAQADDSLKNLHLELTEICLDMMARYVFSNFTAVPKRSPVGEFLLDGGRTKTWLVGNKLVTVTTSVGRGTRSLLGLDTGEAPKEGDSDASPSMQTEVREVPKIEHQARKQGGHGLRAGSEGISLSASGMSPGGRGDKTPRRVPVKKEKATLADFVPVLTQGWAEILVRRPTGNTSWLMSLENPLSPFSSDINNMPLQELSNALMAAERFKEHRETALYKSLSMPASTLSSAASKPTLLQRANTVASVSPASQSSGPGKLLRSISWAESSVVPEEGSQLEGEEVTSPSGSQELDDFEAVSNEDTTSEDKTDKKTEGISRSSSTSSQEESTSQQTEESEQGGIPIEGSTRELPFQPSQTLSKSSSSPELQTLQELPREPDTKEPDTKEPIQTPAPEPEPLPPSQSTEPPPSKAEEETPAILTPKPEAAPRQEPGLPQQSQQSASGYRPRGHTISDSEPSRRGRRMNIDAFKNSTKATKAEKVPGIDPSFVFLQLYHSPFFGDESNKPILVPNTQTFERTMKLLDQIPSYDTHKIGVLYVGEGQIGNEKAILSNEHGSYRYTQFLTGLGKLIELKDTQPDKIFLGGLDGCGDDGQFTYCWHDDIMQVIFQITTFMPNNEIDPLRCNKKRHVGNNFVNIVYNDSGEFYKLGTLKGQFNFVDVNIQPLDCESNLVTLQCRKDMEGLVDISVAKIVSDKNLPFLARQMALHSNMASQVHHSRSNPTDIYPSKWIARLRHIKKMRPKIHEELLEMSANMPYPIHNLSNRTPPQNPPSASGSFETGQRTRLISAVDDFTEFA, from the exons CACGCAGTGGAAGCCATCTGGACGTCCGTTGCGGATCTGCTAGAACCCGATCAACCAGCAGAGGGCAGACTCAATGTGCTCACCCTATTGAAAGGTCTTGTTGTTGGACAG GGTGACCGGCTGGGGTTCCTCCGGGCTCACTTCTTCCATGTTATAAAGGATTACCCCACTAATGAAGACCTTGTGGAGAGGCTGGAGGTGTTCAAAGCGCTCACTGATAATGGCCGAGACATCACCTACCTGGAGGAAGAGCTGG CGGCGTTCGTCCTGCAGTGGATGGAGTTCGGCCTGTCTCCTGATTTTCTGCTCGTGTTGGTGAATCTGGTGAAGTTTCACAGCTGTTATCTGGAAAGTTATATTGCTCCTATGGTGCA GATGATTTGTCTGCTTTGTAACCGGACCACTTCTTCCTATGATATTGAG GTCTCTTTGAAAGTCTTGGATGCGGTGGTCTGCTACAACTGCCTGCCCTCTGAGAGTATCCCCACGTTTGTCATTACATTGTGCCGGACGATCAATGTCAAGGAGCTGTGTGAGCCCTGCTGGAAG CTTATGAGAAACCTCCTGGGAACTCATCTCGGCCACAGCGCTATTTATACCATGAGCCGAATCATGGAAGACAA GGTGTATTCGGAGGACGCCCCCCTGCTGAGAGGAGCGGTGTTTTTTGTGGGGATGGGGCTGTGGGGTGCACATAGGCTATTCTGCTTGAAGAACTCTCCGATATCTGTGCTCCCTTCTTTTATAAAG GCGATGAACTGTCCCAACGCGGTGGTGTCCTATGAGATTGTCCTGTCAATCACAAGACTGGTCAAGAAGTACGGGAGAGAGGTGCAGGCAGTAACGTGGGACGTTGTCCTGGACATTGTTGAGCGGttatttcagcagcttcag GTGCTGCGCAGCCCTGAGTTGAAGGCGGCCATACACAACCTGCTGACCGCTGTAGAGGAGCTCTATGACCAGAATGACTTCCATGGAGATGAAGAGAGATTCTTTGATCTTGTGGAGAGACACTCTGATGAGCGGCCT GCTTCCTCAGTGGTGAACCTGATaacatacagagcccagagcattCACCCTGGGAAGGAAGGATGGGTGCACGACCTGCAGAGACTCATGGACAAGTATTTCAG GAACGAGTGTCGCTCCATTGTGCGGATGAAAGTCCTGGATGTTTTGTCCTTCTCGCTCAGCATAAACAGGCAGTTCTATGAG GAAGAACTGATTGAGAAGGTTGTGACATGCCAGCTGGCACACATCCCAGAGGATAAGGACCATCAGGTCCGGAAGCTTGCCACCCAACTCCTGGTTGACTTGGCTGAATGCTGCCACTCTTGCCACTTTAACAGCTTGATGGATATCATAGAGAGG GTTGTGACCCGCTCATTGACCTTGACTGAATCTGCTGGCCAGGATGCATCATCCCTGGAAGATGTGAAGACCTCAGTGCTGGGCCTAATGGTTATATTACAG ACCaagctgtatactctacctgcaAGTCATGCCATGCGGGTGTATGAGATGCTGGTCAACCATATTCAGTTGCACTATAGAAACCTGTACAGCTCCCCCATGGCCAGCAGTATTCGCCTCCAG gtgTTTGATTTCTTTTTGCTGCTACGAGCCGACTCTCTGAAACGCATTGGTCTTCCCAACAAGGATGGAGCTGTAAGGTTCAGCCCGCACTGCCTCTGTGAATATGT GAGTGAGTCTGAGAAGAGGGCGCCAGACAGGAAATCACCCGGCACCCTGTCACCTCCTTCTGGAAGCCCGAGCCTCACTTCCCACAGTTGTCCTCGCATGGGCTTTCTGCCATTCTCGTTGGCATTTGGGGTCATCCTGCAATGCCTAAAACAG GAGACAGACTGGAAAGTTCTGAAATTGGTTCTTAACAAGCTGCCCGAGTGCCTTCGCTACAAGCTCCTCATCCTGTCCTCCCCCTGTAACATCGACCAGCTGTCTGCATCTCTGTGCAGCATG CTGTCAGATCGAAGTGCAAGCGACCGTCTTTACAACACACCGGAAGGTTTCTCTCGTACTGACTTACAGCTTGCAGTGGTTCCTGTGCTGACCGCATTGACGTCATACCATCCATACTTAGACATCAGTAAACAG AGGGAAATGGTGCGTTGTCTGGAAACCGGTCTTATCTACCGCTGTGCCAAGCAATGTGTGGTTGCCCTGTCCATGTGCATGGTAGAGATGCCAGGGATCCTGATAAAATCCTTGCCAGTGCTCATTGTGAAATTGACTCATATCTCCGCCACAGTCACCATGGCTATCCCCATGCTGGAGTTCCTATCCA CTCTGGTTCGGCTGCCGCACCTGTACGGTAACTTTGCCGCGGAGCATTATGTCAGTGTGTTTGCCATTTCTCTTCCCTACACAAATCCATCAAA ATTCAACCAGTACATAGTGTTCCTGGCCCACCATGTCATCTCCATGTGGTTCATCAGATGCCGGCTGCCTTTCAGAAGAGACTTTGTGCCTTATATAACTAAG GGTCTCCGCTCTAATGTCCTGCAGAGCTTTGATGATACACCTGAGAAGGGGAGCTTCAGGGCCCGCAGTACTAGTCTGAACGAGAGGCCTAAGAG CTTGAAGCTATCTAAGCAAACCAAGCCGGGCTTGAGTGACTCCTCCCCGGTGAAGGAGATGAGAGACCTTTCCAATGCCTTTCGATCTCGCAGCATCAGTGTGTCGGAACGGGCTGCATACAG CCGGATGCAGACCTCTGTGACCAGCTCCAGCCTGAGCTCAGCCGATGAAAGCTCCATGGCCCAGGCCGACGATAGCCTGAAAAATCTTCACCTAGAACTAACGGAGATCTGTCTAGACATGATGGCCAGATACGTGTTCTCCAACTTCACCGCAGTTCCCAAGAG GTCTCCAGTCGGGGAGTTTCTCCTGGATGGTGGAAGAACCAAGACGTGGCTGGTGGGAAACAAACTGGTGACTGTGACAACAAGTGTAGGGAGGGGTACCCGTTCTCTCCTCGGCTTGGATACAGGGGAGGCTCCAAAAGAGGGGGATAGCGATGCCAG CCCATCTATGCAAACAGAAGTCCGAGAGGTTCCAAAGATCGAGCATCAGGCGAGAAAGCAGG GTGGCCATGGACTACGAGCTGGATCTGAAGGCATTTCTCTATCTGCATCGGGCATGTCTCCTGGAGGCCGAGGAGACAAGACCCCCCGCAGGGTACCGGTGAAGAAGGAGAAAGCTACCTTGGCTGACTTTGTTCCAGTGCTGACGCAGGGCTGGGCGGAGATACTAGTGCGTAGACCTACAG GTAATACCAGCTGGCTCATGAGCTTGGAGAACCCCCTCAGCCCCTTCTCTTCAGACATTAACAATATGCCCCTCCAAGAACTGTCTAATGCCCTGATGGCAGCCGAGAGGTTCAAGGAGCATCGAGAGACTGCGCTCTACAAGTCCCTGTCCATGCCCGCCTCCACCCTGAGCTCTGCCGCCAGCAAACCCACCCTCCTCCAGAGAGCCAACACAG TGGCTTCTGTATCTCCCGCCTCCCAGTCCAGTGGTCCAGGGAAGCTGCTTAGGAGCATATCCtgggcag AATCTTCCGTTGTGCCGGAGGAAGGCTCCCAACTGGAAGGTGAAGAAGTGACCTCCCCAAGTGGATCCCAAGAGCTGGACGACTTTGAAGCTGTGAGTAATGAGGACACCACCAGCGAAGACAAGACTGACAAGAAGACAGAGGGGATCAGCAGG TCCTCATCCACCTCCAGTCAAGAAGAGTCTACGTCCCAACAAACAGAGGAGTCTGAGCAGGGAGGGATCCCTATAGAGGGCTCTACACGTGAACTTCCATTCCAGCCATCACAAACACTAAGCAAGTCGAGCTCCTCTCCTGAGCTTCAGACCTTGCAGGAGCTGCCCCGGGAGCCTGACACTAAAGAGCCCGACACTAAAGAGCCCATCCAAACTCCTGCTCCAGAACCCGAACCTCTACCCCCGAGCCAAAGCACGGAACCTCCACCCAGTAAAGCCGAAGAGGAGACTCCTGCTATATTAACCCCAAAACCTGAAGCGGCTCCCAGGCAGGAACCTGGGCTGCCCCAGCAGTCTCAACAGTCGGCAAGTGGGTACCGTCCCCGGGGGCACACCATCTCTGACTCCGAGCCTTCCAGACGAGGCAGAAGGATGAACATTGATGCTTTTAAGAACAGCACCAAGGCCACTAAAGCAGAGAAGGTGCCTGGAATAGACCCAAG CTTTGTATTCTTGCAGTTGTACCACTCTCCTTTCTTTGGAGATGAGTCCAACAAGCCCATCCTGGTCCCCAATACTCAG ACGTTTGAAAGAACAATGAAACTTCTTGACCAGATCCCGAGCTATGACACGCACAAGATAGGTGTCCTGTACGTTGGAGAAGGACAG ATTGGCAATGAAAAAGCGATCCTCTCCAATGAACACGGATCCTACAGGTACACACAGTTTCTGACCGGGTTGGGAAAGCTGATTGAGTTGAAGGACACTCAGCCCGACAAGATATTTCTTGGCGGATTGGATGGGTGCGGAGATGACGGACAGTTCACCTACTGCTGGCATGATGACATCATGCAAG TCATCTTCCAGATCACTACCTTCATGCCGAACAATGAGATTGACCCCTTACGCTGCAACAAGAAAAGACACGTGGGCAACAACTTTGTGAATATAGTGTACAACGACTCGGGAGAGTTTTATAAGCTGGGAACTCTTAAG GGTCAGTTTAACTTTGTGGACGTGAACATCCAACCCTTGGACTGCGAGAGCAACTTGGTGACGTTACAGTGTCGGAAAG ATATGGAAGGATTGGTTGACATATCTGTCGCCAAAATAGTTTCTGATAAAAACTTGCCGTTCCTCGCCCGCCAGATGGCGCTGCACTCGAAT ATGGCCTCACAGGTTCATCACAGTAGATCAAATCCCACAGACATTTACCCTTCAAAGTGGATTGCCAGACTCAGGCACATTAAGAAAATGAGACCAAAG ATTCACGAAGAGTTGCTGGAAATGAGTGCAAACATGCCTTACCCCATCCATAACCTCTCCAACAGAACTCCCCCGCAGAACCCGCCATCTGCCAGCGGCTCTTTTGAGACCGGACAGCGGACTCGGCTCATCTCTGCTGTGGATGATTTCACAGAATTTGCTTAA